The Candidatus Zixiibacteriota bacterium genome includes the window TCCTCTGAGGAAAGAGAAGAAGGTATCCAGACCATAACTCTGACAATCTGGTCTCCTTTGCCATAGGAATGAAGATGCGGAATCCCTTTGCCCCTTAGCCGGAAAAGCTTGCCAGACTGAGTCCCGGCAGGTATCTTCAAATTCACTTTACCCTCTAAAGTAGGAGCCTCAACTTCAGTTCCTAATGCCGCCTGGGGAAAGCTTATTGCCAGCTCATAA containing:
- a CDS encoding molecular chaperone DnaJ (chaperone Hsp40; co-chaperone with DnaK; Participates actively in the response to hyperosmotic and heat shock by preventing the aggregation of stress-denatured proteins and by disaggregating proteins, also in an autonomous, dnaK-independent fashion), which produces YELAISFPQAALGTEVEAPTLEGKVNLKIPAGTQSGKLFRLRGKGIPHLHSYGKGDQIVRVMVWIPSSLSSEEKRLLKELAEKSGIKPPKGDKDFFERLRNTQGF